A genomic window from bacterium includes:
- a CDS encoding GNAT family N-acetyltransferase has translation KCDDAERVWSITCFYIVRDSRGRGVATALLDHALRAMKRRGVGIVEGYPSKPDAEGRYVPTFAWTGTQSLFRKAGFEVVGNPDGGRQRVRLTLTSGSSR, from the coding sequence TGAAGTGCGACGACGCCGAGCGCGTCTGGTCGATCACCTGCTTCTACATCGTGCGCGACAGCCGGGGGCGGGGGGTGGCCACAGCCCTGCTCGACCACGCGTTGCGCGCGATGAAGCGCCGCGGAGTCGGGATCGTCGAGGGGTACCCGTCGAAGCCCGACGCTGAGGGCCGCTACGTGCCCACCTTCGCCTGGACCGGGACGCAGTCGCTGTTCCGCAAGGCGGGGTTCGAGGTGGTCGGCAATCCCGACGGGGGCAGGCAGAGGGTCCGTTTGACACTGACTTCCGGGAGCTCGCGATGA